The sequence AAATCGGTTTCCTGGGTGTTGTTATTGTATGGAGACGGTGTAGCTCTCGGATATTTAGCATTTTGATTTTCCGGAGTCCAACGATTATCATAGTATTCATAAGATGTGTTACTTCCGTTATTCTCGAAAGGAACTGTCATAAACTGATAGGTTCTGATGCTTGCTTTAGCAGCACCCTGGAAGAACAGGGCAACATCCAGATTTTTCCATTCCAAAGTCGGAGTAAAACCAAAAGTCATTAACGGATATACCGGATAACCAATCTTTGTTTCATCGTTTGAATCAATTTTCCCGTCTGGCACCCCGTCAGGACCACTTAAATCTGCATATTTAATGTCTCCCGGATGAAGTTCTCCAAACTGTTCAACATTATATCCATCAGCTGAATTTATTATTCCATCACCATTGGTATCTTCATCGGTTGTAAAAAGTCCTAATGATTTATATCCGTAAGGTGTTCCGAAAGGTTGTCCTACCAATGTACGGTTTGGATTATTAGCTTGTGCATCGGATTGGAATACTTCTATCATTTGGTTTTTCGCATAACTGAAGTTGGCAGATATTCCAATTACCAGGTCGTCGTTTACATTGTATAAACTCGAGGCATTTATTTCAATACCGTTATTTTTCATTTCACCTTTGTTCTCCTCTGATAAGTCGAGTCCATATTCAACAGGTAACGTTACCTGAGGTGCCAAAAGCATACCAGTACGTTTTTCATGGAAATAGTCAAACTCAAGGTTTAAGAGGCCGTTCCACATATTTAAATCGAAACCAATGTCTGTTTTTGTTGAAACCTCCCAGGTAATTTCCGGATTTGGTTCGCTTTCGTTGGCCGAGCCCTGAACAAGAGAACCATTTCCAAACGCATACGCATTTCCGCGAAGACTATAACCTGCAAGATATTGGAAAGCTTCACCGGCGAGCATTCCTGACTGTCCCCACGAGGCTCTCAATTTCAGGTTGTTAATATTTTCTTTGTCGGCCATAAATCCTTCTTCGGAAACACGCCATGCGGCAGAGAATGCAGGGAAATATCCCCAGCGTTCACCAGGAGCAAAATAGTAATGGCCATCATATCTGCCGGATGCTTCCAGTAAATATTTATCCTGGTAACTATATCCAAAACGATAAACATAGCCAATCTCACTACCGGTAGCAGAAGCTCCACCATTGTCATAGTCGTTTTTATCGGAGCTACCAAAATCCATTTCATCAATTAATATGGCGAAGTTGTTTCTGCGTGTCCAGAAGTTGTCTCTTGTTGACTCTCTTGCCTCAGCCACAAGTAAACCACTCACACTATGATCTCCAAATGTTCTGTTGTAGTTCAGGTACGCCTGATATGTGAAATTAGACCACCGCTCTTCTTCCAGTCTTAAATAACTATATAGCGGAGACCATCCTTCCTGCGTTGTTTGTGCCTCGGAGAAAGAATATGGCGTCGTGTTATAATCAATAACATGATATATAAATGGAAGGTGCCATTGTTTTGTTCGTTGAATATTAGGGTCGTAACTGAATACGCCTTTAAAATTCAGGCCTTCAATAAATGGTAATTCTTGTTCTAATGTTATCGAAGTTAAAAGCGTTTTTCTGTTAATTTCGGTATAACCATCTGACTTCAATGCTGCAATTGGGGAGCTGGCAGAAGATTCGCCCCAGTGTTCTCCATCTGAATAGAGCATAGTTTGTATCGGAACAAATTTGTAAAAAGCTCTGAAAAGGTGTCCTCCACGAGTACTTTCACCGGGATCAAGTTCATCGGTATCTTCTATCGATCCGTGAATTGACATACTTACTTTGGTAGTATTGGTTGCCTGTAAGCCCAAACTGATATTATAGCTGTACCTTTTATAATTGATTTTGTCTACAATTCCCGCCTGATCGTAATACCCAAGACCTGCGTGGTAATTAAATTTGCCTGATCCTCCACTAAATTCAAGATTGTAGTTTTGTACAGGTACATTTGTATTCCAATGATCAATAAATTTTGAGTCAGGATATAAGTCCGGATCCTGTCGGTGTAAATTAGGGTAATCTGCGATTAGATCAGGATTATTTGGAGGTGTTGTTCCATTTGGTGTCAAATTGTAATAACCCTCATTTTGAAGTGACATGTAATCCTGTGCATTCAACATGTCGGGTAAATAAGTCGGATTCTGAATTCCGAATGAAGAAGTTAAACGAACAACAGGCTTTCCACTTGTACCTTTTTTAGTGGTTATAAGTATTACACCGTTTGCACCGCCAATTCCGTAAGGTGCAACAGCCGCAGCATCTTTAAGAATTGTTACCGATTCGATAGTCGCAGGATCAACCTGACGGATGTTATCACGTTTTACACCATCAACAACAACCAATGGATCGCTATTTCCGGTTGTAACAACACCACGAATATGGATGTCAG comes from uncultured Draconibacterium sp. and encodes:
- a CDS encoding TonB-dependent receptor — its product is MKLMLIILLTSFVNVSASTYSTHENSDKHQSGMQAPGIQQNVVSGNVTDDTGAPLPGVTVVVKGTNNGVITDVDGNYSLSDVFSDNVLTFSFIGMQSQDVAVGSQSVINVTMQVDVIGIEEIVTIGYGVQKKTTVTGAISTVKGEELAEVPVPNISQALAGKLAGVSMRPNGGQPGFDDPDIHIRGVVTTGNSDPLVVVDGVKRDNIRQVDPATIESVTILKDAAAVAPYGIGGANGVILITTKKGTSGKPVVRLTSSFGIQNPTYLPDMLNAQDYMSLQNEGYYNLTPNGTTPPNNPDLIADYPNLHRQDPDLYPDSKFIDHWNTNVPVQNYNLEFSGGSGKFNYHAGLGYYDQAGIVDKINYKRYSYNISLGLQATNTTKVSMSIHGSIEDTDELDPGESTRGGHLFRAFYKFVPIQTMLYSDGEHWGESSASSPIAALKSDGYTEINRKTLLTSITLEQELPFIEGLNFKGVFSYDPNIQRTKQWHLPFIYHVIDYNTTPYSFSEAQTTQEGWSPLYSYLRLEEERWSNFTYQAYLNYNRTFGDHSVSGLLVAEARESTRDNFWTRRNNFAILIDEMDFGSSDKNDYDNGGASATGSEIGYVYRFGYSYQDKYLLEASGRYDGHYYFAPGERWGYFPAFSAAWRVSEEGFMADKENINNLKLRASWGQSGMLAGEAFQYLAGYSLRGNAYAFGNGSLVQGSANESEPNPEITWEVSTKTDIGFDLNMWNGLLNLEFDYFHEKRTGMLLAPQVTLPVEYGLDLSEENKGEMKNNGIEINASSLYNVNDDLVIGISANFSYAKNQMIEVFQSDAQANNPNRTLVGQPFGTPYGYKSLGLFTTDEDTNGDGIINSADGYNVEQFGELHPGDIKYADLSGPDGVPDGKIDSNDETKIGYPVYPLMTFGFTPTLEWKNLDVALFFQGAAKASIRTYQFMTVPFENNGSNTSYEYYDNRWTPENQNAKYPRATPSPYNNNTQETDFWMANTNYLRLKTATIGYTLPSRITDKIGIGDVRCYVTGQNVFTISKLKHVDPEMGYDLRETAYPVMRSTTFGIDITF